One window of the Janthinobacterium sp. PAMC25594 genome contains the following:
- a CDS encoding D-hexose-6-phosphate mutarotase, translating to MNKSTFGQLPAVTIRASDGAQATVTLYGGHLVAWQTSDGQERLFCSRDSALDGSRAIRGGVPVIFPQFGARGTGMRHGFARVATWQLESTGDADGAAWAQFILHHTDLPDAIATTWPWAFTLRLRVAVKARSLELNLSVHNTGEQAFPFSAALHSYFAIDQLSEARIKGLQRVRYSDETPQDALQAEEELQFSDKLDRIYYQLPGALHLQSGGHTLRLEQQGFTDAVVWNPGAQDAAALPDLADDEYQRFICIEPALIQPDMLAAGAAWSGRQRLKFV from the coding sequence ATGAACAAGAGTACTTTTGGCCAATTGCCGGCCGTGACCATCCGCGCCTCCGATGGCGCGCAGGCCACCGTCACCCTGTACGGCGGCCACCTGGTCGCGTGGCAGACCAGCGATGGCCAGGAGCGCCTGTTCTGCAGCCGCGATTCCGCGCTCGACGGCAGCCGCGCCATCCGTGGCGGCGTACCCGTGATCTTCCCCCAGTTCGGCGCGCGCGGCACGGGCATGCGCCACGGCTTTGCGCGCGTGGCGACCTGGCAGCTGGAATCGACGGGCGACGCCGATGGCGCCGCATGGGCGCAATTCATCCTGCATCACACGGACCTGCCGGACGCCATCGCCACCACTTGGCCCTGGGCCTTCACCCTGCGCCTGCGCGTGGCCGTCAAGGCGCGGTCGCTGGAGTTGAACCTGTCCGTGCACAACACGGGCGAGCAGGCGTTTCCGTTCTCGGCCGCCCTGCACAGCTATTTTGCGATCGATCAATTGAGCGAAGCGCGCATCAAAGGCCTGCAGCGCGTGCGCTATTCGGACGAGACGCCGCAAGATGCCTTGCAGGCGGAAGAGGAGCTGCAATTTTCGGACAAGCTGGACCGCATCTATTACCAGCTGCCGGGCGCCTTGCACCTGCAGTCTGGCGGCCACACCTTGCGCCTGGAGCAGCAGGGTTTTACGGATGCCGTCGTGTGGAACCCCGGCGCGCAGGACGCGGCCGCCCTGCCCGACCTGGCCGACGACGAATACCAGCGCTTCATCTGCATCGAACCTGCGCTGATCCAGCCCGATATGCTGGCCGCCGGCGCCGCATGGAGCGGCCGCCAGCGCCTGAAATTCGTTTAA
- a CDS encoding carbonic anhydrase encodes MASAKDAPAAASASASAPMSASARAAAMKTLTESVKGKEGKEVKAPVVVAPTAREKEEAAEVDLSERIAVRLAEMRATQAARAAARAKRAAVVKAAPPPPLPVARGTHWSYEGDSGPVNWSKINVDWAKCGNGSRQSPIDIRDGMKVELEQISFDYHPSSFNVVDNGHTVQVGVSGGNYITVQNRMFELQQFHFHRPSEERINGKAFEMVVHLVHRDAEGRLAVLALLLERGAPQATIQTVWNNLPLEKFETMQPTILLDPAEMLPARRDYYTYMGSLTSPPCSEGVLWLVMKQPVQASPAQMALFSRLYPLNARPVQAGNGRIIKESN; translated from the coding sequence ATGGCAAGCGCCAAAGATGCCCCCGCTGCGGCGAGCGCCAGCGCATCCGCGCCGATGTCGGCGTCGGCGCGCGCGGCCGCCATGAAAACCCTGACCGAATCGGTGAAGGGGAAGGAGGGCAAGGAGGTCAAGGCGCCTGTCGTCGTCGCGCCTACGGCGCGCGAGAAGGAAGAAGCGGCTGAAGTCGACCTGTCCGAACGTATCGCGGTGCGCCTGGCGGAAATGCGCGCCACCCAGGCGGCCCGCGCCGCCGCCCGCGCCAAGCGCGCCGCGGTGGTGAAGGCCGCGCCACCACCACCACTTCCTGTGGCGCGCGGCACGCACTGGTCGTACGAGGGCGACAGCGGCCCGGTCAACTGGAGCAAGATCAATGTCGACTGGGCCAAGTGCGGCAATGGCAGCCGCCAGTCGCCGATCGATATCCGCGATGGCATGAAAGTGGAACTCGAGCAGATCAGCTTTGACTACCACCCGTCATCGTTCAATGTGGTCGACAATGGCCACACGGTGCAGGTGGGCGTGAGTGGCGGCAATTACATCACGGTGCAGAACCGCATGTTCGAGCTGCAGCAATTCCATTTCCATCGCCCGTCCGAAGAGCGCATCAATGGCAAGGCATTCGAGATGGTGGTGCACCTGGTGCACCGCGATGCGGAAGGCCGGCTGGCCGTGCTGGCCCTGCTGCTGGAACGCGGTGCGCCGCAAGCGACCATCCAGACGGTGTGGAATAACCTGCCGCTGGAAAAATTCGAGACCATGCAACCGACCATCCTGCTCGATCCGGCCGAGATGCTGCCGGCGCGGCGCGATTACTACACGTATATGGGGTCGCTGACTTCGCCGCCGTGCAGCGAGGGCGTGCTGTGGCTGGTGATGAAGCAGCCGGTGCAGGCGTCGCCGGCGCAGATGGCGTTGTTCAGCCGTTTGTATCCGCTCAATGCGCGTCCGGTGCAAGCCGGTAATGGACGCATCATCAAGGAATCGAATTAA